In Halobacteria archaeon AArc-dxtr1, the sequence CGGCTCGGAGCCGTCGTCGTTGTCGGCGGCCTCCGCGAGCGTCACCTTCGTCGAGTCGCCGACGAACTCCGCGACGTCGGTTCCCTCGGCGATAGCGGTCTCCTTTTTCACCCGGTAGTTCCCGCCGTCGGTGACGTGCAGATCGCCCGGGTGGAAGAAGTACCAGTCTTCGCGGTCGAATCGGACGCCGATGCGGGGCTTCGCGCCGAAGTTCTGTGCGAAGTAGATCAACGCCTCGACTTCCTCGCCGGTCAGGTAGATCGGCTTCCCCGAACTCGACTTCGCTTCGATGGCGTAGAATCGCTCGCCGTCGCCAGCCAGGACGTCGGGAAGTTCGCGTTCCGTGGCGGCGCCGCTTGCCGGCGCGCGCATCACCGCGAATCCCGAGTCGTCGAGGAGGTTCACGAGTTCCCGCTCGCGGCGGTCACCCTTCGCCTGAGACATGCTCCTATCTCACCGACGCGAATACATAAACGGGCCGGAGGTGACCCGGTCGCGGCCGCTCCAGCGCGACGTATCGTCTCGAACTCACCCCAGGACGACCAACACGTCGACGACCGCACCCGCCATCTCTTCACCCTCCTCGAACCCGTAGATCATCGCGACGTACAGCAGCGCCCAGTTGAACGCGTTGTAGACGGCGTGGATGATGATCGGGACGACGAGGTTCTCGGTTACGACGTAGGCGTATCCCATCACGAGCCCGCCGAAGAAGAGGACGATGAGTGGGATCACGACGGCGACCGTCGACTCCGCCAGCAGGGCGTAGACGGGGAAGTGAACCAGCGAGAAGATCGCGCTCGCGACGACGACGGCCGTCGTCCGATCGAAGGCGTCGTAGAGGCGTTTCTGGATGACGTTTCGAAAGAGGAACTCCTCGGCCGGCGAGTTGAAGAGAAACGCGATCGCGATCAGGATGAGTATCATCGCCTCGTCGCCGCCGATGTACTCCGTGATGCCCGAGCTGGCAACCGGCGCGTCGAGTAGTGTGACTACGATGTTCGTCAGGACGTAAAAGGCGATGACGGCGACGGTGCCCCCGAGTGCGTACACCCAGCCACGCTTATCGGGCACCGAGAGATCGACGTAGTCCCAGCCTCGGTTCGTATAGGCCAGATAGATCGCTCCCGCAGCGGCCATTCCGACGAAGTTCAACACGAAAAACGCCGTCCGAACCCCGAGTGACGTCTGGCCGGGTTCGTCGATAAGCATCGGCTCGTAGAGGAACGCGGGCAGCGTGAACAGTTCAGCGGTGAGGATCCCAAAGAGCGTGAGCCCGAACGCGACGAGAACCGCGCGGAGGGGACGACCGCGGACGGTTTCGACTGCACTCGTCGATTGGTCTTCCATATTGGCTCGTATGTCCGTGAGGCCTTGGGCGTTCCTCTCTCGCTCGCAACTCCGTGTCGTGGTGCGACCTACCGGTTCACGTTCCGTGGTCCCAGCTCCCCATGTAGTCTCGCTGGGTGTCGGTCAGCGCATCGAACTCGACGCCTTCGGCCTCGAGTTTGATCTCGGCGATCTCCTGATCTAACTCGTCGGGCACGTCGTGAACGCCGGCCTCGTAGGCGTCGCTTGTTCGCGGCTCGTCGCCGCTCACATCTGCGGAGCGTGGCTCCGCACTCTCGACTAACTCGCGCACACAGGCGGCTTGCACACCGAATGACTGGTCCATGACCTCGACAGGATGGCCCAGCGAAATGGGCGCGGCGAGGTTGACGAGCCGTCCCTCCGCGACGACGTTGAGTCGGCGGCCGTCTCCCATCTCGTAGGCCTCGACACCGTCTCGCGCTTCGTAGCGGTCGACCGCGAGCTCGCCCAACGCGTCGAGATCAATCTCGATGTCGAAGTGGCCCGCGTTGGCGAGCAGGACCCCGTCTTGCATCTTCTCGAAGTGCTCGCGGACGATGACGTCACGGTTCCCGGTCGTGGTGAGGAAGACGTCGCCTACTTCGGCTGCCTCGGCCATCGGCATGACATCGTAGCCTTCCATGTGGGCCTCGAGCGCACGTCGGGGCTCGACCTCGGTGACGATGACGTTCGCGTTCTGGCCCGAGGCCTTCCGGGCGACGCCCTTGCCACAGTAACCAAAGCCGGCGACGACCACGTTCTTGCCGGCCCACGAGAGGTTCGTGGTCATCGCGATGCTCGCAAGCGAGGACTCGCCGGTGCCGTGAACGTTGTCGAACAGGCGCTTCATCGGCGTGTCGTTGACGGCGAAGACCGGATACTCGAGCGCGCCGTCCTCGTCCATCGCGCGCAGGCGGTGAACGCCGGTCGTGGTCTCCTCGGCGCCCCCGATGATGCCGTCGATCAGTTCGGGGTAGTCCTCGTGAATCGCGGCGACGAGGTCCATCCCGTCGTCGACCGTGACGGTGGGTTCGTGGGCGATGACGGCCTCGATGGCGTCGTAGTACTCCTCGTCGTCGACGCCGCGTTTGGCGTAGCTCGTGATCGATTCGTGGGCGTCGAGCGCCGCCGAGACGTCGTCGTGGGTCGACAGCGGGTTGCAGCCGGTGACGGCCACCTCTGCGCCGCCCTCCGCGAGGGTCTCGACTAAAATCGCCGTCTTCGCTTCCACGTGCATCGCCATCGCAATGCGCTCGCCCGCGAAGGGCTGGTCCTCGACGAACTCAGCACGGACGGACTCGAGAATCGGCATGTGCTGGGCGGCCCAGTCCATCTTCCGGCGGCCCTCGGCTCGAGCCTCTTCTATATCGTCTAACTGCTCGCTGATCGGTGCGTACGCGGTCATAGAGTGAACTGAGTGGGACCGGAGGGAAAACGCTACCGAACCGACGCGTTTGGTTGGGAGGTGGCGCCATTCGGATGCGTCTCTCACCGGTGTTCTCTCGTCCGGTCGTAGGCGTACTCGACAGCCTCCTCGAGCGATCCGGGACCGTCGTAGCTCGCCGAAAACAGCGCCATGAACCGGCGCCCCAGTTTCAGACACCGCTCGACGGTTAGCACGCTCCGGACGGTCGTCGTCTCCGAGATATCGAGCCCAGGATAGCTGACTGCCGTCAGCGTGTAGCCGGGGTGGTCGTCGCCGTCGAGCGATGCCGGAGCAATCCGGAGACGCAAGTCCCCGGATTCGTGGCGATAGGTTCGATACTGGAGCTCCCGATCGGACTCCGCGGGGGTATACTGCCGACGCTCCTCTACGTTCCAGTCCGGTGGGACCTCGATATTCATGTCCACTTCTACCGGGGCAGCGGCTACCTTCGTATCGTCTTACGCAATATTCTCGAATAGCTCCACCATCGTGAGATAATCGGCCATTCTTTGCCCACTATCTGGTTATATTCTGGCCGATTGAATCGATACTGCCGGAGAAATCGGCTATGCTTCACTCGGCGTCGTGGACACTGCAGCTGGAGCGTGCGCCACCCCAGCCGCGTCCATCATCTTTCATCCACCACTCCGCGTCGATTATCCTTCGCCCGCCACTCCGCGTCGATTATCCTTCGTCCGCCACTCCACGTCTCTCACTCCTCGGTGGATTCGCCGCGCTCGCTACCCCGGTCTGTCTCCCGGCTCTCCGTCCGCTGTCCGACGTCCTCCTCGGCGTCGATCTCCGCGTTGGACTCGCCTATCACCTCGTTCGGGTCGATGTCGACGTCCTCGCGCGTCCCCGACTCCGTCGCCGGATCCTCTGTGGCACCGCCCTCGCCGATCCCCTCGAGCGGGTCCGTCGTCGGATCGGCACGCCGCTCTCCATCGCCGTCGATCTCGCTGGCGGCGTCTGTCAGCCCGGCGTCCGCTGTCTCCTCTTCGATTCCAGGATCGCTACCGTCGAAGTCGTCCAGCTCGGGGTCCGTCTCGTCGAGATCAGCTGGCTCCGGATCGGTTTCGTCTTGCCGTCCGGCTCCCGCCTGGCTCTCGGTGCCACTAGTCGTCTTGCCCTCTGGCTCAGTGTCGGTCTCGTCTTGCCGGAACTCTCGTCTCCCTTCGGCGTCGGTTTCGGTCTCGTCCATCTCCCCCATCTCGTCGTGTTCCTCGGAGAACTCGCCGCCGAGTCGGACCGCGTCGGCGGTGATCTCGGCGATCGACGCGCTCGCGAGAGGCACCATCCCCCCAGACGTATTCCCCCAGTCCAGGGCGGCCCGCGTCGAGTCGGCGACGTCCGGATCGAGGTCGACGTACGCTGTCTCTCCCTCGACGTCGGCGACGGTGCCGACGGGCTCTCCAGTGGCGGTCTCGACGAGCTTGTCGATGTCGTCGTCGGTGACGGATGGACTCATGACTCGGCGCACTCCCGGTCTCCAGAAGCCGTCCGTGCCTGCAAGTTACGGGTGTCCGGACTCGGACGTTCCGTCCTTGCCGCCGGGGCTGACGCTTCCCGTCTGATAGCCGTGGAGATCGAGTGTGACGTGATCGAAGCCAATCTCCGAGAGGGCCTCACGAGCAGCGTCGGCGAACGCCGGATCCAGCGCCCGTTCGAGTTCGTCGGGGGCGACCTCGATGCGAGCCAGACCGTCGTGGTCGCGCACGCGGAACTGCTCGAAGCCCCACTGCCGCAGCAGCGCCTCGGCGCGTTCGACCCGCGTCAGCCGTTCCTCGGTGACCTCGAGTCCCGTCGGAATCCGCGAGGAGAGACAGGCCATCTGTGGCTTGTCGGCCACCGAGAGATCGTAGCGATCGGCGATTTCGCGGACCTCTGCCTTCGAGATGCCGTGGTCGAGCAGCGGTGAGTAGACGTCGAGTTCGTCGACGGCCTGGAGGCCTGGCCGGTGGCCTGCGCCCGGATCGTCGGCGTTGGTGCCGTCACAGACGGTCTCGATCCCCAGCTCGCGGGCAGCTTCGAACATCTCGCCTAAGCGCATCGTTCGGCAGTGATAACAGCGGTCTGCGTCGTTTTCGACGAACGCGTCGCTCTCGAGTTCCGAAAAGGAGACGATCTCGTGGCGGATGCCGATCTCCTCGG encodes:
- the hjc gene encoding Holliday junction resolvase Hjc, whose protein sequence is MSQAKGDRRERELVNLLDDSGFAVMRAPASGAATERELPDVLAGDGERFYAIEAKSSSGKPIYLTGEEVEALIYFAQNFGAKPRIGVRFDREDWYFFHPGDLHVTDGGNYRVKKETAIAEGTDVAEFVGDSTKVTLAEAADNDDGSEPNPEVVRILTAVSQGVMDVEEGAALLE
- a CDS encoding CPBP family intramembrane metalloprotease, coding for MEDQSTSAVETVRGRPLRAVLVAFGLTLFGILTAELFTLPAFLYEPMLIDEPGQTSLGVRTAFFVLNFVGMAAAGAIYLAYTNRGWDYVDLSVPDKRGWVYALGGTVAVIAFYVLTNIVVTLLDAPVASSGITEYIGGDEAMILILIAIAFLFNSPAEEFLFRNVIQKRLYDAFDRTTAVVVASAIFSLVHFPVYALLAESTVAVVIPLIVLFFGGLVMGYAYVVTENLVVPIIIHAVYNAFNWALLYVAMIYGFEEGEEMAGAVVDVLVVLG
- a CDS encoding adenosylhomocysteinase, encoding MTAYAPISEQLDDIEEARAEGRRKMDWAAQHMPILESVRAEFVEDQPFAGERIAMAMHVEAKTAILVETLAEGGAEVAVTGCNPLSTHDDVSAALDAHESITSYAKRGVDDEEYYDAIEAVIAHEPTVTVDDGMDLVAAIHEDYPELIDGIIGGAEETTTGVHRLRAMDEDGALEYPVFAVNDTPMKRLFDNVHGTGESSLASIAMTTNLSWAGKNVVVAGFGYCGKGVARKASGQNANVIVTEVEPRRALEAHMEGYDVMPMAEAAEVGDVFLTTTGNRDVIVREHFEKMQDGVLLANAGHFDIEIDLDALGELAVDRYEARDGVEAYEMGDGRRLNVVAEGRLVNLAAPISLGHPVEVMDQSFGVQAACVRELVESAEPRSADVSGDEPRTSDAYEAGVHDVPDELDQEIAEIKLEAEGVEFDALTDTQRDYMGSWDHGT
- the larE gene encoding ATP-dependent sacrificial sulfur transferase LarE — translated: MTTVEAKLEAARDSLASHDGALVAFSGGVDSSVVAALAADALGENAVACTAASETLPEAELEDAKRVAEEIGIRHEIVSFSELESDAFVENDADRCYHCRTMRLGEMFEAARELGIETVCDGTNADDPGAGHRPGLQAVDELDVYSPLLDHGISKAEVREIADRYDLSVADKPQMACLSSRIPTGLEVTEERLTRVERAEALLRQWGFEQFRVRDHDGLARIEVAPDELERALDPAFADAAREALSEIGFDHVTLDLHGYQTGSVSPGGKDGTSESGHP